In Morococcus cerebrosus, a single genomic region encodes these proteins:
- the pilC gene encoding PilC family type IV pilus tip adhesin produces the protein MKNNLSRFPGTVRPMIYSIASALALMGAASQAQAQFAKTPLYLQNESQIIEQPKIKHNIMFFIDNSGSMGWGAGGGTNKTRMEVTKEALHAVLDEHKDKFNWGLQALVNTENDPNNADPKKRTKKNYTNGDETFNTSWEQMKTLVDGMSPSGYTPSTRRYYEVVATTVMPNIKYRCQKSYVVMMSDGDANLSCSFSAGPEFHHRFNYDGNNNWSNERNGAYRMTYYNYNVYNAARGQSYRDPAFVSAYKYFGPSPMKGLSTAQLGGLCRREKPNDDSTPWISNFWDTTDGYNGVEGGIRFFSKTLASKDIKTAADGNGKDEAGVSWDGDPNIDPKGVDYSKQLVQTFTVGFGNTLSDTGKKYLTRGASQDDGYFNAAQPKDLLEAFNKIISLISNDSANPKFEGEGGTAPATSSSGIPDLAATIKLNTGSWSSQILFKKLNEKGRRSSTDTDTQPSFGNRKTLINTGSNTYFIGAITDDKVSNAYFGIESSDKDEWKKLLNWTGRVGSDDSAYSPYRVRKAGERDLGDILDGSVAAVGNQEHGRRKYLVAAANDGMVHIFQSTDGNHPYDLKVSYLPSAMERENDASGNPITLAKALKDIAHADYGKSIENHKYGVNGGFTLRQTPVAEQGSKFQQRVFMFGAMGQGGRGAYALNIGGKEDQTTNTGLDAAAWSDKVPLFETAKGKDNTLGFTIGTPQIGRVSIKRETDGSVKLEENIRYAGFLASGYAAEEKDATANETALYVYEMLGKEVGTGEKRGQSAGEEDKAGKELAKIIVSGGVGGLSTPTLLDTDFDGVVDFAFAGDRGGNMYRFDLRGETPKNWTAVKIFSGSSSKPITSAPAVSRKGAKEYVVIFGTGSEIYQSDLSNTETQSIYGIFQKLDKAPKDLFEDKTNQDVTEQNLREQTITEVEQSYKDENDQPKTGKALYLSNKKIEDAHKGWFINLGSGERVSIKPTMILRTAIVTIRKYTSDGGKTIGKEEAEKDLCLPVSNNKSTVTSTTFLGINADNGGALNNRSARFTPDIFKRELSGFGTQYANGLTLEGIIASFTFIDPNKRTDDPVTADGDSGGTGTDKELGYGSGTPNNKCFSGKEDDHRSLLLNKKDERLNQKDKGSLEVKGRICGLQRISWRELFF, from the coding sequence ATGAAAAACAACCTTTCACGTTTCCCCGGTACCGTCCGTCCGATGATTTACAGCATCGCCTCCGCGCTCGCCCTGATGGGGGCAGCATCGCAAGCGCAAGCGCAATTTGCCAAAACCCCGCTTTACCTGCAAAACGAATCTCAGATTATCGAGCAGCCAAAAATTAAACATAACATTATGTTTTTTATTGATAACTCCGGGAGTATGGGATGGGGGGCAGGAGGTGGTACCAATAAAACGCGGATGGAAGTAACGAAAGAAGCGTTGCATGCCGTTTTGGATGAGCATAAAGATAAATTCAACTGGGGCTTGCAGGCTTTGGTCAATACCGAAAACGATCCAAACAACGCAGATCCCAAAAAGCGTACCAAAAAGAATTACACCAACGGGGATGAAACATTCAATACTTCATGGGAGCAGATGAAAACCCTGGTGGACGGTATGAGTCCGTCTGGCTATACGCCTTCTACCCGCCGTTATTACGAGGTTGTCGCCACAACGGTGATGCCGAATATCAAATACCGCTGTCAGAAGTCTTATGTCGTCATGATGTCTGACGGCGATGCCAACTTGTCGTGCAGTTTTTCTGCAGGACCAGAGTTTCACCATCGTTTCAATTATGATGGAAATAATAATTGGAGCAATGAGCGAAATGGCGCGTATCGGATGACTTACTACAACTACAACGTATATAACGCTGCGCGAGGGCAGAGTTATCGGGACCCTGCCTTTGTTTCTGCATATAAATATTTCGGTCCGTCTCCGATGAAAGGTCTTTCCACTGCGCAATTGGGAGGATTATGCCGACGAGAGAAACCTAATGATGATAGTACTCCTTGGATTTCCAACTTTTGGGATACTACTGACGGCTATAACGGTGTAGAGGGCGGTATCCGCTTTTTCAGTAAGACGCTTGCTTCCAAAGATATTAAAACTGCAGCTGACGGTAACGGTAAGGATGAGGCGGGTGTAAGTTGGGATGGTGATCCTAATATCGACCCCAAAGGGGTGGATTATAGCAAGCAGTTGGTTCAGACTTTTACAGTCGGTTTTGGCAACACTCTTTCTGATACAGGTAAAAAGTATCTGACCAGAGGAGCGAGCCAAGACGATGGGTATTTCAATGCGGCGCAACCAAAAGATTTACTGGAAGCATTTAATAAAATTATCAGTCTGATTTCGAATGATAGTGCAAACCCGAAATTTGAAGGTGAGGGTGGTACTGCGCCTGCAACTTCCAGCAGTGGTATTCCTGATCTGGCGGCAACCATCAAGCTGAATACCGGTTCTTGGAGTAGTCAGATTTTATTTAAGAAATTGAATGAAAAAGGCAGAAGGAGCAGTACTGATACCGACACTCAACCTTCCTTTGGTAATCGTAAAACGTTGATTAACACAGGTTCTAATACTTACTTTATCGGCGCCATCACTGATGACAAAGTCAGCAATGCCTATTTCGGTATTGAGAGTAGTGACAAAGACGAATGGAAAAAGCTGCTCAATTGGACGGGCAGGGTTGGTAGTGATGACAGTGCATACAGTCCTTACCGTGTCCGTAAGGCCGGAGAGCGTGATTTGGGTGATATTTTGGATGGTTCTGTTGCTGCAGTCGGCAATCAGGAGCATGGTCGCCGCAAATATTTGGTTGCCGCAGCCAATGACGGTATGGTGCATATTTTCCAAAGTACGGATGGTAACCATCCTTATGATTTGAAAGTCAGCTATCTTCCTTCTGCAATGGAGCGCGAAAATGATGCTTCGGGTAACCCGATTACGCTTGCCAAAGCATTGAAAGACATTGCGCATGCGGATTACGGAAAATCCATTGAAAACCATAAATATGGTGTAAACGGCGGTTTTACCCTGCGTCAGACCCCTGTTGCAGAACAAGGCAGTAAGTTTCAGCAGCGCGTGTTTATGTTTGGCGCGATGGGGCAAGGCGGACGTGGCGCATACGCTCTCAATATAGGCGGTAAAGAAGATCAAACCACCAATACCGGTCTGGATGCGGCTGCTTGGAGTGATAAAGTTCCTTTGTTTGAAACGGCCAAAGGGAAAGACAATACTTTGGGCTTTACCATCGGTACGCCGCAAATCGGTCGCGTTTCCATCAAACGTGAAACCGATGGTAGTGTCAAACTGGAGGAAAATATTCGCTATGCGGGCTTTCTTGCCAGCGGCTACGCAGCTGAAGAAAAGGATGCGACAGCCAACGAAACTGCGTTATATGTTTACGAAATGCTTGGTAAAGAAGTCGGTACAGGCGAGAAACGCGGTCAGTCTGCGGGAGAAGAAGATAAGGCAGGTAAAGAGTTGGCGAAAATTATCGTGTCGGGCGGTGTAGGCGGTCTGTCCACACCGACACTGCTTGATACCGATTTTGACGGAGTTGTCGATTTTGCCTTTGCAGGTGATAGAGGGGGTAATATGTACCGCTTCGACCTGCGCGGTGAAACGCCGAAAAATTGGACTGCGGTCAAAATCTTCTCAGGTTCGTCAAGCAAGCCGATTACCTCGGCTCCTGCCGTATCACGAAAAGGAGCTAAGGAATACGTCGTGATTTTCGGTACAGGTAGCGAAATCTACCAAAGTGATTTGAGCAATACTGAAACACAATCGATTTACGGTATTTTCCAAAAACTGGATAAAGCGCCGAAAGATCTATTCGAAGACAAGACAAATCAGGATGTTACCGAGCAAAACCTGCGCGAGCAAACGATTACTGAGGTAGAGCAGTCATACAAAGATGAAAATGATCAGCCGAAAACCGGCAAAGCATTGTATCTGAGTAACAAAAAAATTGAAGACGCCCATAAGGGCTGGTTCATCAATCTAGGTTCTGGCGAGCGTGTCAGCATTAAGCCGACCATGATTCTGCGTACTGCCATCGTTACAATACGCAAATACACTTCAGATGGTGGTAAAACCATCGGCAAGGAAGAGGCGGAAAAAGACTTGTGTCTGCCTGTCAGCAACAATAAGTCAACCGTGACCAGTACAACCTTCCTTGGCATCAATGCTGATAATGGCGGTGCACTCAATAACCGTAGCGCACGTTTTACACCTGATATATTTAAGCGTGAATTGAGTGGTTTCGGTACGCAATACGCCAACGGTTTGACTCTAGAAGGTATTATTGCCAGCTTCACCTTTATCGATCCGAACAAGCGTACAGACGATCCCGTTACCGCCGATGGTGACAGCGGTGGTACAGGTACGGATAAAGAGCTGGGTTATGGTTCTGGTACGCCTAACAATAAATGCTTCTCCGGTAAAGAAGATGATCACCGTAGTTTATTGTTGAATAAGAAGGATGAAAGGTTGAATCAGAAGGATAAAGGGTCGCTTGAAGTGAAGGGTCGTATCTGCGGTCTGCAACGTATCAGTTGGCGCGAGCTGTTTTTCTGA
- a CDS encoding NnrS family protein: MTAFFKHPVWAMAFRPFYSLAALYGALSILLWGFGYTGTPELRGFYWHAHEMIWGYAGLVVIAFLLTAVATWTGQPPTRGGVLVGLTALWLAARIAVFIPGWGATASGILGTLFFWYGAVCMALPVIQSKNKRNYVAVFAIVVLGCTHAAFHFQLHAGNAAALLSGLQSGLIMVAGFIGLIGMRIISFFTSKRLNVPQIPSPVWVAHASLWLPMLTAMLMAHQALPWLSSAFAFAAGVIFTVQVYRWWYKAVLKEPMLWILFAGYLFTGLGLIAVGASYFHTPFLNLGVHLIGVGGIGVLTLGMMARTALGHTGNSIYPPPKSVPIAFWLMIASTVIRMVAIFVSGTGYVHSIRTSSVLFALALLLYAWKYIPWLIRPRADGKPG, from the coding sequence ATGACCGCCTTTTTCAAACACCCTGTTTGGGCAATGGCATTCCGCCCGTTCTACTCTCTGGCGGCACTATACGGCGCACTGTCCATCCTGCTTTGGGGCTTCGGCTATACGGGTACGCCCGAGTTGCGCGGCTTTTACTGGCACGCCCATGAAATGATTTGGGGGTATGCCGGACTTGTCGTCATTGCCTTCCTGTTGACCGCTGTTGCCACCTGGACAGGGCAGCCGCCTACACGCGGAGGCGTTTTAGTTGGGTTAACCGCACTTTGGCTCGCAGCGCGGATTGCGGTTTTCATTCCAGGTTGGGGCGCAACCGCAAGCGGCATACTCGGTACGCTGTTTTTCTGGTATGGCGCAGTTTGCATGGCATTGCCTGTTATCCAGTCTAAGAACAAACGCAACTATGTCGCCGTATTCGCCATCGTCGTACTAGGCTGCACGCACGCCGCATTCCACTTTCAACTGCATGCCGGAAACGCAGCCGCACTTCTCAGCGGGTTGCAATCCGGTTTGATTATGGTTGCAGGCTTTATCGGTCTTATCGGCATGCGGATTATTTCATTCTTTACCTCCAAACGCCTGAACGTTCCGCAAATCCCCAGCCCGGTATGGGTGGCACACGCATCCCTTTGGTTGCCTATGTTGACTGCCATGCTGATGGCGCACCAAGCCCTGCCTTGGCTCTCATCTGCTTTTGCTTTTGCAGCGGGCGTGATTTTTACCGTGCAGGTTTACCGCTGGTGGTATAAAGCCGTTTTGAAAGAGCCGATGCTGTGGATTTTGTTTGCGGGTTATTTGTTCACTGGCTTGGGACTGATTGCCGTCGGAGCTTCTTACTTCCATACCCCATTCCTCAACCTCGGCGTACACCTTATCGGCGTCGGCGGTATCGGTGTTCTGACCTTAGGCATGATGGCACGCACCGCGCTTGGGCATACCGGCAACTCTATTTACCCGCCGCCCAAATCCGTACCCATTGCCTTTTGGTTGATGATTGCTTCTACGGTTATCCGTATGGTGGCGATTTTCGTCAGTGGTACCGGCTATGTCCACAGTATCCGCACCTCCTCAGTCCTGTTTGCGCTGGCGCTGCTGCTTTACGCATGGAAATACATCCCTTGGCTCATCCGTCCGCGTGCGGATGGCAAACCGGGTTAA
- a CDS encoding hemerythrin domain-containing protein, translated as MKPLKRHPALIELSREHHHALSLCVRLLRTPAESHQTELEAHFIELEPHFAEEEVMFAPYWQNIPAAMRERFEKEHAKLRGMMANPKYLNEEWNKDFAVTLRDHARFEERELFPAVEPFLPPPGGI; from the coding sequence ATGAAGCCGTTAAAACGCCATCCAGCACTTATCGAACTTTCCCGCGAACACCATCATGCTCTTTCGCTCTGTGTCCGCCTTCTGCGTACGCCTGCAGAAAGTCATCAGACAGAGTTGGAAGCCCATTTTATTGAATTAGAACCGCATTTTGCTGAAGAGGAGGTCATGTTTGCTCCATATTGGCAAAATATCCCCGCTGCGATGCGTGAGCGTTTCGAGAAGGAACACGCTAAATTGCGCGGTATGATGGCAAATCCTAAATATCTTAATGAAGAGTGGAATAAGGACTTTGCCGTTACTCTGCGCGACCATGCGCGCTTTGAAGAGCGCGAACTGTTTCCCGCAGTCGAGCCGTTCCTGCCGCCGCCTGGAGGAATCTGA
- a CDS encoding Rrf2 family transcriptional regulator: MYLTQHTDYGLRVLIYAAINDDSLVNIGTIAEAYNISKSHLMKVVTALVKGGFLTSIRGKGGGLRLADTPDKINVGAVVRHLEPMQIVECMGENNECLITPSCRLAGILGGAIKAFFAHLDGFTLQDLLNKPTYDLLYEPRIEIFVEKMSNKSA; this comes from the coding sequence ATGTATCTGACGCAACATACGGATTATGGTCTGCGGGTATTGATTTATGCGGCCATAAACGACGATTCGTTAGTCAATATCGGAACCATTGCCGAAGCCTATAACATCTCCAAAAGTCATTTGATGAAAGTCGTTACCGCGCTTGTCAAAGGCGGATTTCTGACCAGTATAAGAGGTAAAGGAGGCGGACTACGTCTTGCCGACACACCCGATAAAATCAATGTCGGCGCGGTCGTGCGCCATCTTGAACCCATGCAGATTGTCGAATGCATGGGAGAAAACAATGAATGTCTGATTACGCCATCCTGCCGTCTTGCCGGTATTTTGGGCGGAGCGATTAAGGCTTTCTTTGCACATTTGGACGGGTTTACTTTGCAGGATTTGCTTAACAAGCCGACTTATGATTTGTTGTATGAGCCGAGAATTGAAATTTTTGTAGAAAAAATGAGTAATAAGTCGGCATGA
- a CDS encoding TonB family protein: MNKERILTPAVVISVVLIHAGLVALLWQAHKPPVPEMMNIEFVDLADLGGDGGGDGSPEGEGAPAAPEKIPEPEKPKPKPKPVEPTKPVIKPVVTKKEDADIQQPKEKPKPVEKPKPEPKPEPKPEPKPEPRPEPKPEPKTESKPAPQASEYTGTKTGPNTAENGKGSGEGKALHGEGKGSGGGTKGTGSGRGEGSGSGSGGAKGEHGSGTGSGGGAGGGSGGPPAVVDKGFLPTPAYPPLSLENGEEGVVHLSILVQPGGKVVKVTVTKSSGFQRLDNAARKAATAAGSRYPTNRLTEYRGKINFQLQ; the protein is encoded by the coding sequence ATGAATAAAGAACGAATTTTAACTCCAGCAGTCGTCATCTCGGTGGTTTTAATCCACGCGGGTTTGGTCGCGTTGTTATGGCAAGCACACAAGCCGCCTGTGCCGGAAATGATGAATATTGAGTTTGTCGATTTGGCAGATTTGGGCGGCGATGGTGGTGGAGACGGTAGTCCTGAGGGCGAAGGTGCGCCGGCGGCTCCGGAAAAGATCCCTGAGCCTGAAAAGCCAAAACCGAAACCCAAGCCGGTTGAGCCTACAAAGCCTGTTATCAAGCCGGTGGTGACGAAAAAAGAGGATGCTGATATCCAGCAGCCTAAAGAGAAGCCGAAGCCGGTTGAAAAACCGAAACCTGAACCTAAGCCGGAACCCAAACCTGAGCCTAAACCGGAGCCACGCCCAGAGCCTAAGCCTGAACCTAAAACAGAATCCAAGCCTGCACCTCAAGCTTCGGAATACACCGGTACTAAAACCGGTCCGAATACTGCGGAAAACGGAAAAGGCAGTGGAGAAGGTAAGGCCCTTCACGGTGAGGGTAAAGGAAGTGGTGGCGGTACGAAAGGTACCGGCAGCGGACGCGGTGAGGGCAGTGGATCAGGCAGTGGCGGTGCCAAAGGTGAGCATGGATCAGGTACCGGTAGCGGCGGAGGTGCAGGAGGTGGAAGCGGTGGCCCTCCTGCTGTCGTAGATAAAGGTTTCCTGCCTACACCAGCTTACCCGCCCCTCTCTCTAGAAAATGGGGAGGAAGGAGTAGTTCATTTATCTATTCTTGTTCAGCCCGGTGGTAAGGTTGTAAAAGTTACCGTAACTAAAAGTAGCGGATTCCAACGTTTGGATAATGCAGCAAGGAAGGCAGCTACTGCCGCCGGCAGCAGATACCCTACAAACCGTTTGACAGAATACCGGGGTAAAATTAATTTCCAACTTCAGTAA
- a CDS encoding MotA/TolQ/ExbB proton channel family protein, whose product MDLKLVFESGDFVLISVFVLMLVMSIVTWCLIILRTIKLKKAKSANAEVKTQMLNAFTLSEAVQKVKSIDSPMSRVADESLRAYQSYRQSNAKTLTTELPLNEYLVIQIRNSMEQAMRQFDYGMTALASIGATAPFIGLFGTVWGIYHALINIGQSGQMSIAAVAGPIGEALVSTAAGLFVAIPAVLAYNFLNRGKKTLSQDMDAFAHDLHVRLLNQKD is encoded by the coding sequence ATGGATTTGAAATTAGTGTTTGAATCAGGCGATTTCGTCCTGATTAGTGTATTCGTACTGATGCTGGTGATGAGCATTGTTACTTGGTGCCTGATTATCCTGCGCACTATCAAACTGAAAAAAGCCAAAAGTGCCAATGCTGAAGTAAAAACGCAAATGCTAAATGCTTTTACGCTGTCGGAAGCGGTACAAAAAGTGAAAAGCATCGATTCACCGATGAGCCGTGTGGCGGACGAATCCCTGCGTGCCTACCAAAGCTATCGTCAAAGCAATGCGAAAACACTTACTACCGAACTGCCTTTGAACGAATACCTCGTCATTCAGATCCGAAACAGTATGGAGCAAGCCATGCGCCAGTTTGACTACGGTATGACTGCTTTGGCATCCATTGGTGCAACCGCTCCATTTATCGGCTTATTCGGTACGGTTTGGGGAATTTACCATGCTTTAATCAATATCGGTCAAAGCGGACAAATGAGTATTGCTGCCGTTGCCGGTCCGATTGGTGAGGCGTTGGTATCTACTGCTGCCGGTTTGTTTGTCGCCATTCCTGCTGTTTTGGCGTACAACTTCCTCAATCGCGGTAAGAAAACCCTCTCTCAAGATATGGACGCTTTCGCACACGATTTACACGTCCGCCTGTTGAATCAAAAGGACTAA
- a CDS encoding ExbD/TolR family protein yields the protein MAFGSMNSGDDAPMSDINVTPLVDVMLVLLIVFMITMPVLTHSIPLELPTASEKAAKQKEKQPKDPLRLTIDANGSYYVGGDSATKVDIDTVISRLKTEKQENADTIVAIAADKAVEYEYVNKALEAAREAGISKIGFVTETKAQ from the coding sequence ATGGCATTCGGCTCAATGAATTCCGGCGATGACGCGCCGATGTCGGACATCAACGTTACGCCTTTGGTCGATGTTATGCTGGTGTTGTTGATCGTTTTCATGATCACCATGCCCGTATTGACCCACTCGATTCCTTTGGAATTGCCGACCGCTTCGGAAAAAGCGGCAAAGCAGAAGGAAAAGCAGCCTAAAGACCCGCTGCGACTGACGATAGATGCCAACGGCAGCTACTATGTCGGTGGTGATTCTGCGACTAAAGTCGATATTGATACGGTGATTTCACGTTTGAAAACCGAGAAGCAGGAAAATGCGGATACGATCGTAGCAATTGCGGCTGATAAAGCAGTCGAGTACGAATACGTCAATAAGGCGCTCGAAGCTGCGCGTGAAGCCGGTATCAGTAAAATCGGCTTTGTAACTGAAACTAAGGCGCAATAG
- the yihA gene encoding ribosome biogenesis GTP-binding protein YihA/YsxC: MNLFQNAKFFTTVNHLKDLPDTPAEIAFVGRSNAGKSSAINTLTNHVRLAYVSKTPGRTQHINFFELSNGSFMVDLPGYGYAQVPEAIRTHWVKLLGDYLQQRRQLIGLVLIMDARHPLKELDLRMLDFFHITGRPVHILLSKADKLSKNEQIKTLGSVKKSLKPYMTRQRISVQLFSSLKKQGIEEVNQVVGAWFATHQEEMDNLNIGNPENSESL; encoded by the coding sequence ATGAACCTCTTTCAGAACGCCAAATTCTTCACTACCGTCAACCATCTCAAAGACCTGCCCGACACACCCGCAGAAATCGCATTTGTCGGGCGCAGTAACGCAGGCAAATCCAGCGCGATCAATACCCTGACCAACCATGTCCGGCTCGCCTACGTTTCCAAAACGCCGGGGCGAACCCAACACATCAATTTCTTCGAATTGAGCAACGGCAGCTTTATGGTCGATTTGCCGGGTTACGGCTATGCACAAGTTCCCGAAGCCATCCGCACGCATTGGGTCAAACTCTTGGGCGACTACCTCCAACAACGGCGCCAGCTCATCGGCTTGGTGTTGATTATGGATGCGCGCCACCCATTGAAAGAGCTGGATTTGAGGATGCTGGACTTTTTCCACATCACCGGCCGCCCTGTGCATATTTTGTTGTCGAAAGCCGACAAGCTGTCGAAAAACGAGCAAATCAAAACTTTAGGCTCAGTCAAAAAATCGCTCAAACCCTATATGACCCGTCAACGCATCAGCGTACAACTATTTTCCAGCCTTAAAAAGCAAGGCATCGAAGAAGTCAACCAAGTCGTTGGAGCATGGTTTGCTACGCATCAAGAAGAAATGGACAACTTGAATATCGGAAATCCGGAAAATTCCGAGTCATTGTAA
- a CDS encoding c-type cytochrome: MKRLTLAALVLAAGAAVAAPKADIAKGKEVATTICAACHAADGNSGIAMYPKLAAQHSAYIYRQTLDIKEGKRTNGSAAVMKPMVMNLSEQDILNVSAFYAKQQAKSGEANPKQNDPVLGGKIYRGGLVDKKVPACMSCHGPSGAGIPGGGTEIGAYPRLGGQHMSYVVDQMKAYKSGQRKNAIMEDIAKRLTEEELNAVSNFIQGLH; the protein is encoded by the coding sequence ATGAAACGATTGACTTTAGCGGCCTTGGTTTTGGCTGCCGGCGCGGCTGTCGCTGCCCCGAAAGCGGATATTGCAAAAGGCAAAGAAGTGGCTACTACCATTTGTGCGGCATGTCATGCGGCGGACGGCAACAGCGGTATCGCCATGTATCCAAAGCTCGCCGCGCAACACAGTGCCTATATCTACCGTCAAACCTTGGACATTAAAGAAGGCAAACGTACAAACGGTTCCGCCGCTGTGATGAAACCTATGGTGATGAACCTGTCCGAGCAAGACATTCTGAATGTATCCGCATTCTATGCCAAACAACAGGCCAAATCCGGCGAGGCTAACCCGAAACAAAATGATCCTGTTTTGGGCGGCAAAATCTACCGAGGCGGTTTGGTGGATAAAAAAGTTCCTGCCTGTATGTCCTGCCACGGCCCCAGCGGCGCGGGTATTCCGGGCGGCGGTACCGAAATCGGCGCATATCCGCGCTTAGGCGGCCAACATATGTCTTATGTGGTCGATCAAATGAAGGCTTATAAATCCGGACAACGCAAAAACGCGATTATGGAAGATATTGCCAAACGCCTGACCGAAGAAGAGTTGAATGCGGTTTCCAACTTCATCCAAGGTCTGCATTGA
- a CDS encoding cytochrome c biogenesis protein ResB, with amino-acid sequence MSKSSSSVPLIRKPWFAFLSSMRFAVALLSLLGVASVIGTVLQQNQPQVNYVVKFGPFWSQIFNFLGLYDVYASAWFVVIMMFLVISTSLCLIRNVPPFLREIKSFRENAKEKSLAAMRHSTVLEGKMSSEIARRYLEVQGFSCKTVTREDGSVLVAAKKGAMNKWGYIFAHTALIVICLGGLIDSNLLLKIGMLTGRVVPDNHSVYAKDFKPESILGTSNLSFRGNVNITEGQSADVVFLNADNGMLVQDLPFEVKLKKFHIDFYNTGMPRDFASDLEITDKESGKKSEHTIRVNHPLTLHGITIYQASFADGGSDLKFKAWNLGNPSREPVTLRATSMRDFPLDIGNTSYKLEFDQFTSMNVEDMSKSSEKEQTLQSAINDVRAVSQENKKYTNIGPSVVYRIRDKAGQAVEYKNYMLPVKQEQDYFFITGTRTGLEQQYRWLRIPADKTFKPDTFMAMRELLKDEAARKAVIRNATLNAPDNIREQFTLAAENTLGIFAKGGYLALDEFITKNIPKEQQEKMQGYFYEMLFGVMNAVLEETIQKYKLPAWPQDEARNRFLLHSMDAYTGLTEYPAPMLLQLDGFEEVRSSGLQMTRSPGAFLVYLGSVLLVLGTIFMFYIREKRAWVLFSDDHIRFAMSSSRNERDLQKEFPQHTQSLQRLAKDLNHDA; translated from the coding sequence ATGAGCAAATCCTCTTCATCCGTCCCCCTTATCCGCAAACCTTGGTTCGCTTTTTTAAGCTCCATGCGTTTTGCCGTTGCCTTGCTCAGTCTTTTGGGTGTCGCTTCGGTTATCGGGACGGTGTTGCAGCAAAACCAGCCGCAGGTCAATTATGTTGTGAAATTCGGTCCGTTTTGGTCGCAGATTTTCAATTTTTTAGGCTTGTACGATGTTTATGCGTCCGCTTGGTTTGTGGTCATCATGATGTTTTTGGTGATATCGACCAGCTTGTGCCTGATTCGCAATGTTCCGCCTTTTCTCCGCGAAATCAAATCGTTCCGTGAAAACGCCAAAGAAAAATCATTGGCGGCGATGCGCCATTCGACTGTGTTGGAAGGCAAGATGTCGTCTGAAATCGCCCGGCGTTATCTCGAAGTACAAGGCTTCAGCTGCAAAACCGTAACGCGCGAAGACGGATCGGTTTTGGTTGCTGCTAAAAAAGGGGCGATGAACAAGTGGGGGTATATCTTTGCCCATACTGCGCTGATTGTGATTTGCTTGGGCGGCTTGATAGACAGCAACCTCCTGCTGAAAATCGGTATGCTGACCGGACGCGTCGTGCCGGACAACCATTCCGTCTATGCCAAAGACTTCAAACCGGAAAGCATTTTGGGTACGTCGAACCTGTCGTTCCGCGGCAATGTGAACATTACCGAAGGGCAAAGCGCGGACGTGGTCTTTCTCAATGCCGACAACGGGATGCTGGTTCAGGATTTGCCGTTTGAAGTGAAGCTGAAGAAATTCCACATCGACTTTTACAATACCGGGATGCCGCGTGATTTTGCCAGCGATTTGGAAATTACCGACAAGGAAAGCGGCAAAAAATCCGAACACACCATCCGCGTCAATCATCCGCTGACGCTGCACGGCATCACCATCTATCAAGCGAGCTTTGCCGACGGCGGCTCCGATTTGAAGTTCAAAGCCTGGAACTTGGGCAACCCAAGCCGCGAGCCGGTAACGCTCAGGGCGACATCTATGCGCGACTTCCCGCTCGACATCGGCAATACGTCCTACAAACTGGAGTTTGACCAATTCACGTCTATGAACGTGGAAGACATGAGCAAGTCGTCTGAAAAAGAGCAAACCCTGCAATCAGCGATTAACGACGTGCGCGCCGTCTCTCAAGAAAACAAAAAATACACCAACATCGGCCCGTCCGTTGTTTACCGAATCCGCGACAAAGCGGGTCAGGCTGTCGAATATAAAAACTACATGCTGCCCGTTAAGCAGGAACAGGATTATTTCTTCATCACCGGTACGCGCACAGGCCTGGAACAGCAATACCGTTGGCTGCGCATTCCTGCCGATAAGACTTTCAAACCCGATACCTTCATGGCGATGCGCGAACTCTTGAAAGACGAAGCCGCACGCAAAGCCGTCATCCGCAACGCGACCTTGAACGCGCCCGACAACATCCGCGAGCAATTCACCCTTGCCGCCGAAAACACCTTGGGCATTTTTGCGAAAGGCGGCTATTTGGCGTTGGACGAATTTATCACCAAAAACATCCCCAAAGAGCAGCAGGAAAAAATGCAGGGATATTTTTACGAAATGCTGTTCGGCGTCATGAACGCCGTATTGGAAGAAACCATCCAAAAATACAAGCTGCCCGCATGGCCTCAAGACGAAGCGCGCAACCGCTTCCTGCTGCACAGCATGGACGCCTATACCGGCCTGACCGAATACCCCGCCCCCATGCTCCTGCAACTGGACGGCTTTGAAGAAGTCCGCTCCTCCGGCTTGCAAATGACCCGTTCGCCCGGTGCATTTTTAGTCTATTTAGGCTCTGTTTTGCTGGTTCTCGGCACGATATTTATGTTCTACATCCGCGAGAAACGCGCGTGGGTTCTGTTTTCAGACGACCACATCCGCTTTGCCATGTCTTCCAGCCGCAACGAGCGCGACCTGCAAAAAGAGTTTCCGCAACATACACAAAGCCTGCAACGACTGGCGAAAGATTTGAACCATGACGCATAA